The proteins below come from a single Chrysoperla carnea chromosome 1, inChrCarn1.1, whole genome shotgun sequence genomic window:
- the LOC123290704 gene encoding protein get1: MISFIPEKMHLFVLISALSILSVISSKIINYILGLFNRPTKAEKELLHEVIEIRQTLAGIPMVDNFVAHAKLQRKLNVVENNLREETNKRLSAGLKYKTLIPYALNVILSIYIIYISFVYRHEPVIDLQEFNLFPVSMIVSYPLHEIGSISVPAWFFICKIVLIFDFQA; encoded by the exons atgatatCATTTATTCCagaaaaaatgcatttatttgtattaatatcaGCTTTAAGTATACTTAGTGTTATATCGtccaaaattattaactat attttaggcttatttaatAGACCAACAAAAGCTGAAAAAGAATTGCTACATGAAGTAATTGAAATACGACAAACATTGGCGGGGATTCCAATGGTTGATAATTTTGTGGCACACGCGAAATTACAACGTAAATTAAatgtagttgaaaataatttacgagAAGAAACAAATAAACGTTTATCGGCTGGTCTCAAATATAAAACACTTATTCCATATGCATTAAATGTAATActttctatttatattatttatataagttttgTGTATCGACATGAACCTGTTATTGATCTTCAGGAATTCAATCTATTCCCAGTTTCAATGATAGTATCATATCCATTACATGAAATAGGTTCAATATCTGTACCTGcatggttttttatttgtaaaatagttttaa tttttgatttCCAAGCATAA
- the LOC123290714 gene encoding uncharacterized protein LOC123290714: MNEVLDEIANGRLFPTASYYKKQQNSIRREDLLKPKISKRSSIWVSDKIIRKMDIMQNADLNNDQQMFDIIEALDDAHSDLNGLTPNYLQATIDQLETNPIIRDSTYVGDARHEVMNCLSENPRLPLKCSKQINMFLQTIKNSTSCKCNVLADRL; encoded by the exons atgaaTGAAGTCCTGGATGAAATTGCTAATGGGCGGTTATTTCCAACTgcatcatattataaaaaacaacaaaattcaaTAAGACGTGAAGActtattaaaaccaaaaataagtAAAAGATCGTCAATATGGGTTTCGgataaaattattcgaaaaatggATAtca tgCAAAACGCTGATCTTAACAATGATCAACAAATGTTTGATATTATTGAAGCATTAGATGACGCGCATTCCGATTTGAATGGTCTTACACCAAATTATTTACAGGCAACTATTGATCAACTTGAAACTAATCCGATTATTAGAGATTCAACATATGTTGGTGATGCCAGACATGAA gTAATGAATTGCTTATCAGAAAATCCACGATTACCACTAAAATGttcgaaacaaataaatatgtttttacaaactattaaaaatagcaCTTCATGTAAATGTAACGTTTTAGCAGACCGATTATGA
- the LOC123304985 gene encoding heat shock 70 kDa protein 14-like, with product MTTQFGIYFGNTTIALAFYKDGKTEVISNDSGDRLTPAVVAYNQNEFITGMAAKASLTHNATGTVINNKRLFNDQLTDEELEQTAVGMPCAVTVNNGNVTYTFNSSNKSATPDDIATHLFKKMYSIAFNIVQSNNIKVVVSVPLYFSQSVRQRVWDCLENAGFSVLQLISEPSAAALAYRLDESDNSKVLVYRVGGVSCDATILQIHNGLYEILATVHYPNLGGNYFTKLLAEYIAKEFFNRWKLDPHESKKSMYKLTRHSELAKHILSTKTSTSLFIESLCDGIDWEQNITRPRFENLISPHMQKYIEPIKECLAKANLTSVTKIIFCGGSTRIPKLQSVIRGSLSADIEVFDDKPDEIIAEGCARQASLLESPYDHDDLSLDVPLLANDVYVCDSNSKVVKVHIPSRTPLPTKITFTESDSKAFEYSIFEGSIENDEHILDKISFTNAGCEQSAADFQVVITQDKITMNLIETC from the coding sequence ATGACGACACAATTTGGTATATATTTTGGTAATACAACAATTGCCTTAGCTTTCTATAAAGATGGAAAAACTGAGGTAATATCTAACGATTCTGGTGATCGATTAACTCCTGCTGTGGTTGCCTAcaatcaaaatgaatttattaccgGCATGGCTGCAAAAGCAAGTTTAACACATAATGCAACTGGtactgtaattaataataaacgatTATTTAATGATCAATTAACTGATGAAGAATTAGAACAAACTGCAGTTGGAATGCCTTGTGCAGTTACCGTGAATAATGGCAATGTTACATACACGTTCAATAGTAGTAATAAATCCGCAACGCCCGACGATATTGCTacacatttattcaaaaaaatgtattcgattgcatttaatattgtaCAGTCGAATAATATTAAGGTTGTCGTATCAGTTCCCTTATATTTTTCACAATCCGTGCGTCAACGTGTCTGGGATTGCTTAGAAAATGCTGGATTTAGTGTGTTACAATTAATAAGTGAACCTTCTGCAGCTGCATTAGCTTATCGATTGGACGAGAGTGATAATTCAAAAGTATTAGTTTATCGTGTAGGTGGTGTGTCGTGTGACGCAACGATTTTACAAATACATAACggattatatgaaattttagcAACAGTGCATTATCCTAATCTAGGCggtaattattttacaaaattattagcTGAATATATTGCAAAAGAATTCTTTAATCGTTGGAAATTGGATCCACATGAAAGTAAGAAATCCATGTATAAGTTAACACGACATTCTGAATTAGCTAAACATATTTTGTCGACAAAAACTTCTActtcattatttattgaatcGTTATGTGATGGGATCGACTGGGAACAAAATATAACTCGGCCACGATTTGAGAATTTAATTTCACCAcatatgcaaaaatatattgaacCGATTAAAGAATGTCTAGCGAAAGCGAATTTAACATcagttacaaaaataattttttgcggAGGCTCAACACGAATACCGAAACTTCAGTCAGTAATTCGAGGCTCGTTGTCAGCAGACATTGAAGTATTTGACGATAAACCAGATGAAATTATTGCAGAAGGTTGTGCTCGACAGGCATCGTTGCTTGAATCACCATACGATCATGATGATTTAAGTTTAGATGTACCACTATTGGCAAATGATGTGTACGTTTGTGATTCGAATTCGAAAGTTGTTAAAGTACATATACCAAGTCGTACACCGTTACCAACGAAAATTACATTTACGGAATCCGATTCAAAAGCATTTgaatattcaatatttgaaGGGAGCATCGAAAATGATGAacatattttagataaaatttcttttacgaATGCCGGTTGCGAACAATCTGCAGCTGATTTTCAAGTTGTTATTacacaagataaaattacaATGAACTTAATTGAAACTTGTTAA
- the LOC123290720 gene encoding gastrula zinc finger protein XlCGF8.2DB-like, whose translation MENTNDSSIQLPLNSLEIVIKEESNEKVTFSGKIQQQNRPFKCEFCERTFQREFHLNEHIRIHTGNLYSCENCRKFFKSRSGLKRHSILHTNEKPLQCDMCEDKFLLRHELKLHKNFHPKIKPFKCEICDKTFVTKSILNTHTKIHTDEKSFACRVCNKSFLRKHNLIEHERVHTGEKPYACTICNKNFNTKTCLNEHVRRHYGEKPYYCNLCGKHFITNSILKVHMVTHSGIKAYTCTVCSKSFSVKSYLKAHEKIHTGVKCYQCYFCDKRFLRKYNLIEHERTHTGEKPFNCWICDKSFNTKTSLNEHQKRHSNDHKSFHCDQCDKAFLQKSLLRKHVKEVH comes from the coding sequence ATGGAAAATACAAACGATTCATCAATACAATTACCTTTAAACTCTTTAGAAATTGTCATTAAAGAAGAAAGTAatgaaaaagtaacattttcCGGTAAAATCCAACAACAAAATCGACCATTtaaatgtgaattttgtgaACGTACATTTCAAAGAGAATTTCACCTAAACGAACATATTCGAATTCACACTGGAAATTTATATTCTTGTGAAAATTGTcgaaaattctttaaaagtcGATCTGGTTTAAAACGCCATAGTATTCTTCATACAAATGAAAAACCATTACAATGTGACATGTGCGAGGACAAGTTCCTTCTACGACATGAATTAaaactacataaaaattttcacccTAAAATCAAGCCctttaaatgtgaaatttgcgATAAAACCTTTGTAACTAAGTCCATATTGAATACTCATACAAAAATTCATACAGATGAAAAATCATTTGCTTGCCGCGtatgtaataaatcatttttacgtAAACATAACTTAATAGAACATGAGCGTGTACATACGGGAGAAAAACCTTATGCATGtacaatttgtaacaaaaacttTAACACGAAAACTTGCTTGAATGAGCATGTAAGACGACATTATGGTGAAAAACCATATTATTGTAATCTTTGTGGAAAGCATTTTATAACGAATTCAATATTAAAGGTTCATATGGTAACACATAGTGGTATAAAAGCATACACATGCACTGTGTGTAGTAAATCATTTAgtgtaaaaagttatttaaaggCACATGAAAAAATACATACCGGTGTTAAATGTTATCAATGTTATTTTTGTGATAAACGATTTTTacgtaaatataatttaatcgaACATGAGCGTACACATacgggagaaaaaccatttaattGTTGGATATGTGATAAATCGTTTAATACTAAAACATCGTTAAATGAACATCAAAAGCGTCATTCAAATGATCATAAATCGTTTCACTGTGATCAGTGTGATAAggcatttttacagaaatctttattaAGGAAACATGTGAAAGAAGTacattaa
- the LOC123302260 gene encoding cilia- and flagella-associated protein 20: MFKNTFQSGFLSILYSIGSKPLQIWDKKVRNGHIKRISDEDIQSLVLEILGSNVTTTYISCPNDPKKTLGIKLPFLVMIIKNLKRYFTFEVQILDDKNVRRRFRASNYQSTTRVKPFICTMPMRLDDGWNQIQFNLADFTRRAYGTNYVETLRVQIHASCRVRRVYFSDRLYSEDELPAEFKLFLPITSKSTKLTEG, from the coding sequence atgtttaaaaatacatttcaaagtGGTTTTTTATCCATTCTGTACAGTATTGGTAGTAAACCGTTACAAATATGGGATAAGAAAGTTCGAAATGGTCATATAAAACGAATATCAGATGAAGATATCCAATCGTTGGTGCTAGAAATACTTGGATCAAATGTAACAACTACATATATATCATGCCCAAACGATCCCAAAAAAACATTAGGAATAAAATTGCCATTTTTAGTGATgatcatcaaaaatttaaaacgataTTTCACGTTCGAAGTACAAATATTGGATGATAAAAATGTCCGCAGACGATTTCGTGCAAGTAATTATCAATCTACAACACGGGTGAAGCCATTTATATGTACAATGCCAATGCGATTGGATGATGGTTGgaatcaaattcaatttaatctAGCAGATTTTACACGACGTGCTTACGGTACAAACTATGTGGAAACACTTCGAGTACAAATACATGCCAGTTGTCGAGTGCGAAGAGTGTATTTTTCGGATCGATTATATTCAGAAGATGAATTGCCAGCtgaatttaagttatttttaccAATTACATCGAAGAGTACTAAATTAACTGAAGGATAA
- the LOC123302245 gene encoding ubiquitin-like domain-containing CTD phosphatase 1 isoform X1, which yields MEDVNLNKINLVIKWSGKEFKLNDFDTNNTVLLLKQAIQNVTGVLPERQKLLNVKFRGKPADDTVVISTLNLKDGFKIMMMGSLEESIAQINTPQEPNDVVNDLDLPDEELTVDNSIYISKIEKRIATYKIDILNPPRDNKYLIVLDIDYTIFDHRSTAEQPVELMRPYLHEFLTTLYPYYDIMFWSATSMKWILEKLKLLGVTNHPDYKIVCHLDSAAMISVSSSSPKHELVDVKPLQVIWGKFPQYSPTNTVMLDDIRHNFLMNKQSGLRIRAFRQAHFNRYKDKELFFLAKYLKYIAKKHIDLTTLNHRKWESFISHAKDLDQILYGEEDLTANTTSQNENSNNTTAED from the exons ATGGAGGATGTAAATTTAAACAAGATTAATTTAGTGATCAAATGGAGTGGAAAAGAGTTTAAACTAAAtgattttgatacaaataatacTGTATTATTGTTAAAACAGGCCATCCAAAATGTAACGGGAGTCCTTCCAGAAAGACAGAAATTATTAAACGTCAAATTTAGag GAAAGCCAGCTGATGATACTGTGGTCATTTCCacgttaaatttaaaagatggttttaaaattatgatgatggGATCATTGGAGGAGTCCATTGCACAAATAAATACACCTCAAGAGCCGAATGATGTTGTAAATGACTTAGATTTACCTGATGAAGAGTTAACTGTTGACAATTCg ATATATATTTCGAAGATAGAAAAAAGAATTGcaacatataaaatagatatactGAACCCACCACgtgacaataaatatttaattgttttggaTATCGATTATACAATATTTGATCATCGTTCCACAGCTGAACAACCAGTAGAATTAATGCGGCCTTATTTGCATGaatttttaacaacattatatCCATATTATGATATTATGTTTTGGTCTGCAACTAGTATGAAATGGATAttggaaaaactaaaattattaggtGTTACAAATCATCctgattataaaattgtatgtcaTTTGGATTCAGCTGCTATGATTTCAGTTAGTTCGTCTTCACCCAAACATGAATTAGTTGat gTAAAACCTTTACAAGTAATTTGGGGGAAATTTCCACAATATAGTCCAACGAATACTGTGATGTTAGATGATATacgtcataattttttaatgaacaaaCAAAGTGGTTTACGAATTCGAGCTTTTCGGCAAGCAcattttaatcgttacaaagaTAAAGAACTAttctttttagcaaaatatttaaaatatattgcaaaAAAGCATATTGATTTAACGACATTAAATCATCGCAAATGGGAAAGTTTTATTTCTCATGCTAAAGATTTAGATCAAATATTATACGGAGAAGAGGACCTCACAGCGAACACAACGTCTCAAAATGAAAACAGTAATAATACCACCGCTgaagattaa
- the LOC123302245 gene encoding ubiquitin-like domain-containing CTD phosphatase 1 isoform X2 has translation MMMGSLEESIAQINTPQEPNDVVNDLDLPDEELTVDNSIYISKIEKRIATYKIDILNPPRDNKYLIVLDIDYTIFDHRSTAEQPVELMRPYLHEFLTTLYPYYDIMFWSATSMKWILEKLKLLGVTNHPDYKIVCHLDSAAMISVSSSSPKHELVDVKPLQVIWGKFPQYSPTNTVMLDDIRHNFLMNKQSGLRIRAFRQAHFNRYKDKELFFLAKYLKYIAKKHIDLTTLNHRKWESFISHAKDLDQILYGEEDLTANTTSQNENSNNTTAED, from the exons atgatgatggGATCATTGGAGGAGTCCATTGCACAAATAAATACACCTCAAGAGCCGAATGATGTTGTAAATGACTTAGATTTACCTGATGAAGAGTTAACTGTTGACAATTCg ATATATATTTCGAAGATAGAAAAAAGAATTGcaacatataaaatagatatactGAACCCACCACgtgacaataaatatttaattgttttggaTATCGATTATACAATATTTGATCATCGTTCCACAGCTGAACAACCAGTAGAATTAATGCGGCCTTATTTGCATGaatttttaacaacattatatCCATATTATGATATTATGTTTTGGTCTGCAACTAGTATGAAATGGATAttggaaaaactaaaattattaggtGTTACAAATCATCctgattataaaattgtatgtcaTTTGGATTCAGCTGCTATGATTTCAGTTAGTTCGTCTTCACCCAAACATGAATTAGTTGat gTAAAACCTTTACAAGTAATTTGGGGGAAATTTCCACAATATAGTCCAACGAATACTGTGATGTTAGATGATATacgtcataattttttaatgaacaaaCAAAGTGGTTTACGAATTCGAGCTTTTCGGCAAGCAcattttaatcgttacaaagaTAAAGAACTAttctttttagcaaaatatttaaaatatattgcaaaAAAGCATATTGATTTAACGACATTAAATCATCGCAAATGGGAAAGTTTTATTTCTCATGCTAAAGATTTAGATCAAATATTATACGGAGAAGAGGACCTCACAGCGAACACAACGTCTCAAAATGAAAACAGTAATAATACCACCGCTgaagattaa
- the LOC123305320 gene encoding zinc finger protein OZF-like, which produces MPSEVNKSDNTSENFVNMTTYTPNAYSNLLTMTPKRNVTVERHKFLTRRQNTDETIQHYINDLVNLSMTCEFGDLRTSLVKDQLICGLAKCYDRIREELLRIEDLDLSKAMNICETMELLIENDSCEIKDGMINCEIKEEITDKLECRIKEENDDDEDNKDDIDHDDNDNDSDGNLDFEVLNSIKDECDKPEKTRRKRRINKKDRPFKCIVCHKTFPLRKLLLSHERIHAAERPYKCPHCPKAYTSNLDLTTHLKVHSGDRPFKCNQCDKTFVYKQNLSLHERIHTGEKPFKCSICDKTFAQKSNVREHERIHTGVKPYQCHICKQQFTNKFHAKNHLRIHTGEKPFKCTECSKAFTFRSTLREHKKIHTGERPYQCNICGKTFSQRGNEREHKKLHTGEKKPTVQCNICGKICSSTYRLKIHTRIHTGERPYKCNSCDKTFVSPEYLKTHKRTHKTERPFICKICGRTFAMKKYLIGHEKTHTREETFKCDLCEKEFSQRSTLKMHARVHTGEKPYKCSICEKTFMYRKYIKDHERIHTGEKPYKCNICEKAFAQHSTLKRHSKIHS; this is translated from the coding sequence atgcctTCCGAAGTTAATAAAAGTGATAATACTTctgaaaattttgtgaatatgaCAACTTATACACCCAATGCGTATTCAAATCTTTTAACGATGACTCCTAAGCGAAATGTTACTGTAGAAAGGCATAAGTTTCTCACACGACGCCAAAACACCGATGAAACAATTCAACATTACATCAATGACCTAGTGAATTTAAGCATGACCTGTGAATTTGGTGATTTACGTACGAGCTTAGTTAAAGATCAGTTAATATGTGGTTTAGCAAAATGTTATGACCGTATTCGGGAAGAATTATTACGAATCGAAGATTTAGATTTAAGTAAAGCCATGAATATCTGTGAAacaatggaattattaattgaaaacgATAGTTGTGAGATTAAAGATGGAATGATAAATTGTGAGATTAAAGAAGAGATTACAGATAAATTAGAATGTcgaattaaagaagaaaatgatgatgatgaagatAATAAAGATGATATCGATCATGATGACAACGATAATGATTCAGATGGAAATTTGgattttgaagttttaaattcaattaaagatGAATGTGATAAACCTGAAAAAACACGCCGAAAACggcgtataaataaaaaagatcgaCCTTTTAAGTGTATCGTATGTCATAAAACATTTCCATTACGTAAACTTTTATTAAGTCATGAACGAATTCATGCCGCTGAAAGACCTTACAAATGTCCACACTGTCCAAAGGCATACACATCAAATTTAGATTTAACGACACATCTTAAAGTACATTCCGGTGATCGTCCATTTAAGTGTAATcaatgtgataaaacatttgtatacaaacaaaatttaagctTACATGAGCGTATCCATACGGGGGAGAAACCATTTAAATGTAGTatatgtgataaaacatttgcaCAAAAATCAAATGTGAGGGAACATGAACGTATTCATACGGGGGTCAAACCATACCAATGTCATATTTGTAAACAACAGTTCACAAATAAATTCCATGCGAAAAATCATTTAAggattcatactggagaaaagccTTTCAAGTGTACAGAATGTTCAAAAGCATTTACATTCCGATCGACTTTAcgtgaacataaaaaaattcatactgGAGAACGACCATATCAGTGTAATATATGCGGAAAAACATTTTCACAGCGCGGTAACGAACgtgaacataaaaaattacatacaggTGAAAAGAAACCCACTGTACAGTGTAACATTTGCGGGAAAATTTGTTCTAGTACATATCGTTTAAAAATTCATACACGTATTCATACTGGCGAAAGGCCATATAAATGTAATTCATGCGATAAAACATTTGTATCTccggaatatttaaaaactcatAAACGTACTCATAAAACCGAGCGGccgtttatatgtaaaatttgtGGCCGGACATTtgcaatgaaaaaatatttaattgggCATGAAAAAACACATACGCGCGAAGAGACATTTAAATGTGATTTATGTGAAAAGGAATTTTCACAACGTAGTACATTAAAAATGCATGCACGTGTACATACAGGCGAAAAACCGTATAAGTGTAGTATTTGTGAGAAAACTTTTATGTATCGTAAATATATAAAGGATCACGAACGTATACATACGGGAGAAAAACCatacaaatgtaatatttgtgaGAAAGCATTTGCACAACATTCTACATTAAAACGACATTCAAAAATACATTCATGA